The following are encoded in a window of Methylocystis rosea genomic DNA:
- a CDS encoding phosphomannomutase/phosphoglucomutase, whose amino-acid sequence MFPKPVANLRPNTFEYEEAPLIKSTGFREYDARWLFGADLNLMGVQALGMGLGALLRELGVAPEIVVGHDYRSYSSSIKLALVSGLMAAGVRVRDIGLALSPMAYFAQFDLDVAAVAMVTASHNDNGWTGVKMGARRPVTFGPEEMGRLKEIVLAGEFHEAEGGSYRYIENFGARYIDDLTRRPPFARKMKVVAACGNGTAGAFAPQMLERLGCDVIPLDVSPDYTFPRYNPNPEDMDMLHAIADKVRETGACVGLGFDGDGDRCGVVDNNGDEIFADKIGVMLARDLSKVHPNASFVVDVKSTGLFATDPELVARGVVTEYWKTGHSYIKRRVSERKALAGFEKSGHFFFNEPIGRGYDDGLLTAVHVLEMLDRNPTKSMAELYAELPKTWGSPTMSPHCDDEKKYGVIDKVTARIEAMRAQGEQIIGQPIRDVVTINGVRVTVADGTWGLVRASSNKPELVVVVESPVSQSRMKEMFTAIDGMLCENPEVGAYNQTI is encoded by the coding sequence CCGTTGCGAATTTGCGCCCGAATACATTCGAATATGAAGAGGCGCCGCTCATCAAGTCGACCGGCTTTCGCGAATATGACGCGCGCTGGCTGTTTGGGGCCGACCTCAATTTGATGGGCGTGCAGGCGCTCGGCATGGGCCTTGGCGCGCTGCTGCGCGAATTGGGCGTCGCGCCTGAAATCGTCGTCGGCCATGATTATCGCAGCTATTCTTCATCGATCAAATTGGCGCTGGTGAGCGGCCTGATGGCCGCCGGCGTGCGCGTGCGCGATATCGGTCTCGCACTGTCGCCGATGGCCTATTTCGCGCAGTTCGATCTCGATGTCGCGGCTGTCGCCATGGTGACGGCCTCGCATAACGACAACGGCTGGACGGGCGTGAAGATGGGCGCGCGGCGGCCCGTGACCTTCGGGCCGGAGGAGATGGGACGCCTGAAGGAGATCGTTCTCGCCGGCGAATTTCACGAGGCGGAAGGCGGCTCCTATCGCTACATCGAAAATTTCGGCGCGCGCTACATCGACGATCTCACGCGCCGGCCGCCGTTCGCCCGCAAGATGAAGGTCGTCGCCGCCTGCGGCAATGGCACCGCCGGCGCCTTCGCGCCGCAGATGCTGGAGCGCCTTGGCTGCGACGTGATCCCACTTGACGTCTCGCCGGACTACACGTTCCCGCGCTACAATCCCAATCCCGAAGATATGGACATGCTGCACGCCATCGCCGACAAGGTGCGCGAGACGGGCGCATGCGTCGGGCTTGGCTTTGACGGCGACGGGGATCGCTGCGGCGTTGTCGACAATAATGGCGACGAGATCTTCGCCGACAAGATCGGCGTCATGCTCGCGCGCGATCTCTCCAAGGTCCATCCGAATGCGTCATTCGTGGTCGACGTGAAGTCGACCGGGCTTTTCGCGACGGATCCCGAACTCGTCGCGCGCGGCGTCGTCACGGAATATTGGAAGACGGGGCATTCCTACATCAAGCGCCGCGTCAGCGAGCGCAAGGCGCTCGCCGGATTCGAAAAATCGGGGCACTTCTTTTTCAACGAGCCGATCGGACGCGGCTATGACGACGGGCTGCTCACCGCCGTCCACGTCCTCGAAATGCTCGACCGCAATCCAACGAAGTCGATGGCCGAACTCTACGCGGAGTTGCCGAAGACCTGGGGCTCGCCGACGATGTCGCCGCATTGCGACGACGAAAAGAAATATGGCGTCATCGACAAGGTGACGGCGCGCATCGAGGCGATGCGCGCGCAGGGCGAGCAGATCATCGGCCAGCCCATCCGCGACGTCGTCACCATCAACGGCGTGCGCGTCACGGTCGCCGACGGCACCTGGGGCCTCGTGCGCGCGTCGTCCAACAAGCCGGAGCTCGTGGTCGTGGTCGAAAGCCCCGTCTCACAGTCGCGCATGAAGGAGATGTTTACGGCGATCGACGGCATGCTGTGCGAAAATCCCGAGGTCGGCGCGTACAACCAGACGATTTAG